A portion of the Microbacterium hominis genome contains these proteins:
- a CDS encoding glycosylase: MTARLHAAELTAQPDRVIAQLFLPGEEWSAHHSRAAEIVARVLAIPADRVAVLAAELTRDFGARHPRVDELFLDNADVVSSRLADPVDVSLERRRVLGAGFTSEYAVEGAALCNPSAVEHPDQSGLLPGQVRVAIALRAIGEGHRSSIEFAEATIGPGRCWTFAERTLPLWRATIEEGDWSAVHFRAALEDEGIVNEISHSVLRDLPERFTASDIETSVAALPSALARRADSFGHIEELRQLANSAYRAVFAPETALSQRVLTPVAAEERHGMEDARFVRFTDLAGAVHYRGTYTAYDGRDIAPRLIVTPDLRGFDIHRLTGDAAQDKGMALFPRPVDGRYLALSRTGGESISLAESQDGVIWHQAGIIHAPVEPWEIVQTGNCGPPLETPHGWIVLVHGVGPMRRYSLGALLLDLHDPTIVRGRTATPILQPVDDRRDGYVPNVVYSCGGLIVDDVIWIPIGIGDSRIGVCSIGVDDLLAQLAP, translated from the coding sequence ATGACCGCCCGATTGCACGCGGCGGAGCTGACAGCGCAGCCGGATCGGGTGATCGCGCAGCTGTTCCTTCCCGGCGAGGAGTGGTCCGCGCACCACTCGCGCGCCGCCGAGATCGTCGCGCGCGTGCTGGCGATCCCCGCCGACCGAGTCGCTGTGCTCGCAGCGGAGTTGACGCGCGACTTCGGCGCGCGGCATCCGCGCGTCGACGAGCTGTTCCTCGACAACGCCGATGTCGTGAGCTCACGTCTGGCCGACCCGGTCGATGTCAGCCTCGAGCGACGACGGGTGCTCGGCGCCGGCTTCACGTCGGAATACGCCGTCGAGGGGGCGGCTCTGTGCAACCCGAGTGCGGTCGAGCACCCCGACCAGTCGGGACTTCTGCCCGGGCAGGTGCGCGTCGCGATCGCCCTCCGCGCCATCGGAGAGGGCCACCGCTCCTCGATCGAGTTCGCCGAGGCGACCATCGGTCCGGGACGGTGCTGGACCTTCGCGGAGCGGACCCTGCCGCTCTGGCGAGCGACCATCGAGGAAGGCGACTGGAGCGCCGTGCACTTCCGTGCCGCGCTGGAGGACGAGGGCATCGTCAACGAGATCTCGCACAGCGTGCTGCGTGACCTCCCGGAGCGGTTCACCGCGTCGGATATCGAGACGTCGGTGGCCGCCTTGCCGAGTGCGCTGGCGCGGCGGGCCGACAGCTTCGGTCATATCGAGGAGCTGCGCCAGCTGGCGAACTCCGCCTATCGCGCCGTGTTCGCCCCCGAGACCGCCCTCAGCCAGCGGGTGCTCACGCCGGTGGCTGCCGAGGAGCGGCACGGGATGGAGGATGCGCGATTCGTGCGATTCACCGACCTCGCCGGCGCGGTCCACTACCGCGGGACCTACACCGCGTATGACGGGCGCGACATCGCGCCGCGGCTGATCGTCACCCCGGATCTGCGCGGGTTCGACATCCATCGACTGACCGGCGATGCCGCTCAGGACAAGGGGATGGCACTCTTTCCGCGGCCCGTGGACGGCAGGTACCTCGCGCTGAGCCGGACCGGCGGTGAGAGCATCTCGCTGGCCGAGTCGCAGGACGGCGTGATCTGGCACCAGGCCGGGATCATCCATGCCCCCGTGGAACCCTGGGAGATCGTCCAGACCGGCAACTGCGGCCCGCCGCTGGAGACGCCGCACGGCTGGATCGTCCTCGTCCATGGCGTAGGCCCGATGCGCCGTTACTCCCTCGGAGCGCTGCTCCTCGATCTCCACGACCCCACGATCGTGCGCGGGCGGACGGCCACGCCGATCCTGCAGCCGGTCGACGATCGTCGCGACGGCTACGTCCCGAACGTCGTGTACTCGTGCGGCGGGCTCATCGTGGACGACGTGATCTGGATCCCGATCGGCATCGGGGACTCGCGGATCGGGGTATGCTCCATCGGCGTCGACGACCTGCTGGCGCAGCTGGCGCCATAG
- a CDS encoding glycosyltransferase, translating to MKGTAGPQNPSPSYGHLSALTDHNGIFEHAHLDAPRREHGYCVDDVARALIVVAREPQQTVGLRELAVIYLRFLESAVRPDGLAHNRMSAAGDWSDAPAMGDWWGRLLWALGTIAAQRGDPWTRARALRSFRIAARARSTSLRTLAFAALGAAQVVRVRADDHIARTLLREFVAAVPVPADPTWFWPERRLAYGNASIAEALIAAGHALGDADATQRGVSMLRFLLSVEMSDGMFSVTGTGGRGPGESGPSFDQQPIELAALADACATAYALTDDPAWLPPIGLAWRWFTGLNDSDTVMFDDRTGAGFDGLERAGRNENRGAESTLAALSTYQQAARHGESSRP from the coding sequence ATGAAGGGCACAGCCGGTCCGCAGAATCCGTCACCGTCGTATGGGCACCTCAGCGCACTGACCGACCACAACGGCATCTTCGAGCACGCTCACCTCGACGCACCGCGCCGCGAGCACGGCTACTGCGTCGATGACGTCGCCCGGGCGCTGATCGTGGTGGCGCGTGAACCGCAGCAGACCGTCGGGCTCCGAGAGCTCGCCGTCATCTATCTGCGCTTCCTCGAATCGGCCGTGCGACCCGACGGGCTCGCGCACAATCGCATGAGCGCCGCCGGCGACTGGTCCGACGCGCCCGCGATGGGCGACTGGTGGGGACGGCTGCTGTGGGCGCTCGGCACCATCGCCGCGCAGCGGGGCGATCCCTGGACCCGCGCTCGCGCGCTGCGCTCGTTCCGGATCGCCGCCCGCGCGCGGTCGACGAGCCTGCGCACTCTGGCCTTCGCAGCACTCGGCGCCGCTCAGGTCGTGCGCGTAAGAGCAGACGACCACATCGCCCGCACTCTGCTCCGCGAGTTCGTGGCCGCGGTGCCCGTGCCCGCGGATCCGACCTGGTTCTGGCCCGAGCGCCGTCTCGCCTACGGGAACGCCTCCATCGCGGAAGCCCTGATCGCCGCGGGGCATGCCCTCGGTGATGCCGATGCCACGCAGCGGGGTGTGAGCATGCTGCGCTTCCTGCTCTCGGTCGAGATGTCGGACGGCATGTTCTCCGTGACGGGAACGGGAGGGCGGGGGCCGGGCGAGAGCGGACCCTCGTTCGATCAGCAGCCCATCGAACTCGCCGCGCTCGCCGACGCGTGCGCCACCGCCTACGCGTTGACCGACGATCCCGCCTGGCTCCCCCCGATCGGCCTCGCCTGGCGTTGGTTCACCGGGCTCAACGACAGCGACACGGTCATGTTCGATGATCGCACCGGCGCCGGCTTCGACGGGCTCGAACGGGCCGGCCGGAACGAGAACCGCGGGGCCGAGTCGACGCTGGCGGCACTGAGCACGTACCAGCAGGCGGCCCGGCACGGTGAGTCGAGCCGGCCATGA
- a CDS encoding glycosyltransferase, with protein MTHYGFLSTFPPTRCGLATFTQSLADALVRGDDEHGTIVRVLDEPADRSPHDTRARSTVRTDLIAGDRLSTMRAIMALNACDVAIVQHEYGIYGGHDGDQVLEVLSAVDTPTIVVLHTVLVTPTRHQREVLEDVCRLASLVVVMTTHARDNLAAVYAVDLTRVRVIPHGVNHVGLRESQPHSGRRVVTWGLLSPGKGIEWGIRAVAQLADMTPRVEYVVAGQTHPKVLAHAGEGYRTMLTDLADELDVGSALRIDGRYLDAPQLAALIASADAVLLPYDSVDQATSGVLAEAVAAGVPVVATAFPHAVELLSTGAGTVVPHHDPDSIAGALREIFDGSSVADRMREAALRETNGTTWSAVADRYRVLTAELVAAQAA; from the coding sequence GTGACCCACTACGGATTCCTCAGTACCTTTCCGCCGACCCGCTGCGGCCTGGCGACCTTCACGCAGTCCCTCGCCGACGCCCTCGTGCGCGGCGACGACGAGCACGGCACGATCGTGCGGGTGCTCGATGAGCCCGCCGACCGCAGCCCGCACGACACCCGCGCGCGGTCGACGGTGCGCACCGACCTCATCGCGGGCGACCGGCTGAGCACGATGCGGGCGATCATGGCGCTCAACGCGTGCGACGTCGCGATCGTTCAGCACGAGTACGGGATCTACGGCGGACACGACGGAGATCAGGTGCTCGAGGTGCTCTCCGCGGTGGACACCCCCACCATCGTCGTGCTCCACACCGTGCTCGTGACACCCACGCGTCACCAGCGGGAAGTGCTCGAAGACGTGTGTCGACTGGCCTCCCTCGTCGTCGTCATGACGACGCACGCCCGCGACAACCTCGCCGCGGTCTACGCGGTCGATCTCACTCGCGTCCGCGTCATCCCGCATGGTGTGAACCATGTGGGGCTGCGCGAATCGCAGCCCCACAGCGGCCGCCGCGTCGTGACGTGGGGGCTTCTCTCGCCGGGCAAGGGCATCGAATGGGGCATTCGCGCTGTCGCGCAGCTCGCGGACATGACGCCTCGCGTCGAGTACGTCGTCGCCGGGCAGACACATCCCAAGGTGCTCGCGCACGCGGGCGAGGGCTACCGCACCATGCTCACCGATCTCGCCGACGAGTTGGACGTCGGCTCGGCCCTTCGCATCGACGGGCGCTACCTCGACGCGCCGCAGCTGGCCGCTCTCATCGCCTCCGCGGATGCCGTGCTGCTGCCGTACGACTCGGTCGACCAGGCGACCTCGGGCGTCCTCGCCGAGGCGGTCGCGGCCGGCGTTCCCGTGGTCGCCACGGCATTCCCCCACGCCGTCGAGCTGCTGTCGACCGGAGCCGGAACGGTCGTCCCGCACCACGACCCCGACAGCATCGCCGGGGCGCTTCGCGAGATCTTCGACGGCTCCTCAGTGGCCGATCGCATGCGTGAGGCAGCGCTGCGCGAGACGAACGGGACGACATGGTCCGCAGTCGCCGACCGCTACCGCGTGCTCACCGCCGAGCTCGTCGCGGCGCAGGCAGCATGA
- a CDS encoding glycosyltransferase family 4 protein: MLGPIAWRTPPKAYGPWERVTSLLTEGLVHRGVDVTLFATADSITDGDLDAVAPHGYAEDPSMDGRVWEALHVARALARSGEFDIVHNQLDWLPLAFGAHCDAPMVTTIHGFSGPAILPAYLASASAFVSISDADRSPGLEYLATIHHGIDPGELPYVPEPDDHLVSFGRIHPDKGTAAAITIARRAGRRLVICGLVQDEDYFRDQVEPHIDGDRVVFLGAVGAEERARVLGHAAALLHPIEFDEPFGLSVVESMMCGTPALAYRRGSMAEVIDEGVTGRTVTSIDEAVSALPAVTGLDRGDVHDRAVARFGVERMVDQYLAVYETVLAR, translated from the coding sequence ATGCTCGGGCCCATCGCCTGGCGGACACCTCCGAAGGCCTACGGGCCGTGGGAGCGCGTCACAAGCCTGCTCACTGAGGGGCTGGTGCACCGTGGAGTGGATGTGACCCTGTTCGCGACCGCCGACTCCATCACCGACGGCGACCTCGATGCGGTGGCTCCGCACGGCTACGCGGAGGATCCGTCGATGGATGGCCGGGTGTGGGAGGCGCTGCACGTCGCGCGCGCCCTAGCGCGCTCGGGCGAATTCGACATCGTGCACAACCAGCTGGACTGGCTGCCGCTCGCGTTCGGGGCCCACTGCGACGCGCCGATGGTGACGACCATCCATGGATTCTCCGGCCCCGCGATCCTTCCCGCGTACCTCGCCTCGGCCTCGGCGTTCGTCTCCATCTCCGACGCTGATCGCTCCCCCGGCCTCGAGTACCTCGCGACGATCCACCACGGGATCGACCCGGGCGAGCTGCCGTACGTGCCCGAGCCCGACGACCACCTCGTGTCGTTCGGCCGCATCCATCCCGACAAGGGCACCGCGGCGGCCATCACGATCGCGCGGCGCGCGGGGCGCCGCCTCGTGATCTGCGGACTCGTCCAGGACGAGGACTACTTCCGCGACCAGGTGGAGCCCCACATCGACGGGGACCGCGTCGTCTTCCTCGGCGCCGTCGGGGCCGAAGAGCGAGCCCGCGTGCTCGGCCACGCCGCCGCTCTGCTCCACCCGATCGAGTTCGACGAGCCGTTCGGGCTCTCGGTCGTGGAATCGATGATGTGCGGCACCCCGGCTCTCGCATACCGCCGGGGGTCGATGGCGGAGGTCATCGACGAGGGCGTGACCGGCCGCACGGTGACCTCGATCGACGAGGCCGTGTCGGCCCTCCCCGCCGTCACCGGGCTGGACCGGGGCGACGTCCACGATCGCGCCGTCGCACGATTCGGCGTGGAGCGCATGGTCGATCAGTACCTGGCCGTCTACGAGACCGTGCTGGCGCGCTGA
- a CDS encoding Fe-S cluster assembly protein HesB, giving the protein MLTLTQTAAEAVKNIVARVPQAEDGGVRIRDTGPSSGFELSVAPTPEPEDTVVVTDGARVFLDVPAAAALDDRVLDAELAQDGSVKFALTGKG; this is encoded by the coding sequence ATGCTCACCCTGACCCAGACCGCGGCAGAGGCCGTCAAGAACATCGTGGCCCGCGTCCCGCAGGCCGAGGACGGTGGCGTGCGCATCCGCGACACCGGACCGTCGAGCGGCTTCGAACTCAGCGTCGCCCCGACGCCCGAGCCCGAGGACACGGTGGTCGTCACCGACGGTGCGCGCGTCTTCCTCGACGTCCCGGCCGCCGCGGCGCTCGACGACCGCGTGCTCGACGCCGAACTCGCTCAGGACGGCTCGGTGAAGTTCGCGCTCACCGGCAAGGGCTGA
- a CDS encoding histone-like nucleoid-structuring protein Lsr2, with the protein MARRIVHQLVDDIDGSVLEVGEGESVLFSLDGVAYEIDLSDANAAELRDSFARWTAAARTVSSSRAAAAAASSGRKRRRPGQQDYSGIRDWAKENGYKVSDRGRVPASVIEAYEAAH; encoded by the coding sequence ATGGCTCGCAGAATCGTGCATCAGCTCGTCGACGATATCGACGGTTCCGTCCTCGAAGTCGGAGAGGGGGAGAGTGTGCTCTTCTCCCTCGACGGCGTCGCCTATGAGATCGACCTCAGTGACGCGAATGCCGCGGAGCTGCGTGATTCCTTCGCGCGGTGGACCGCCGCCGCGCGGACCGTCTCGTCATCGCGCGCTGCCGCGGCCGCGGCATCCTCCGGTCGCAAGCGCCGCCGCCCCGGCCAGCAGGACTACTCCGGCATCCGGGATTGGGCGAAGGAGAACGGCTACAAGGTCTCCGACCGCGGCCGGGTTCCGGCATCCGTCATCGAGGCATACGAAGCGGCGCACTGA
- a CDS encoding carbohydrate-binding domain-containing protein, which produces MSRRRLTLPRRIALAAVPLALTGVVLAGCAVAADTSSAGTSTTQTQTDTSTEATTETAVAVDSDLAAEAVLAANADTTVVRDDEWSESDAVDIVLDGDSASSDSDAVSIDGTTVTITEAGVFRLNGDLDGSVVVAAPDNAQVVLILDDASISASGGSAIDVQTADDVAIVLAAGTANSVADADAYADDADANAAIYADTDLTISGSGALEVSGNGNDGITSTDDLVILSGEITVDAVDDGLRGKDSLVIEGGTVTVDAGGDALKSDQDSDATQGFVAIEGGEISLTSGDDAIAAATDAVVTGGTISIVAGEGQSSDAGAKGIAAGAVIALDGGEVTISSSDDAVHSDGSVGIGGATLAISTGDDGVHAEQVLEIRGGTVEIAQSYEGLEATDVAISGGTVSVIASDDGINAAGAAAGGEADSGETLVIAGGTVTVTAGGDGLDSNGSITLSGGTFALVGPANGGENTVDANGTIAVDGVAVATVSASGSAGSTVVITNAAGDVVASIEAGSSFSGVVYGGADVTEGETYTVTVDGGSAVSATASTTVQSAMGGPGGGMGGGPGGRRP; this is translated from the coding sequence ATGTCCCGTCGCCGCCTGACCCTGCCCCGCCGCATCGCCCTGGCCGCCGTGCCCCTCGCCCTCACCGGCGTCGTACTGGCCGGCTGCGCGGTCGCGGCCGACACCTCGTCGGCCGGCACCTCGACCACCCAGACCCAGACCGACACCTCGACCGAGGCGACGACCGAGACCGCGGTCGCCGTGGACTCCGATCTCGCAGCCGAGGCCGTGCTCGCCGCGAACGCCGACACGACGGTCGTCCGCGATGACGAATGGTCGGAGTCCGACGCCGTCGACATCGTCCTCGATGGCGACTCGGCCTCGAGCGATTCCGACGCGGTGAGCATCGACGGCACGACCGTGACGATCACCGAGGCCGGCGTCTTCCGCCTCAATGGGGATCTCGACGGCTCGGTGGTGGTCGCCGCCCCCGACAACGCCCAGGTGGTGCTGATCCTCGACGACGCGTCGATCTCGGCATCGGGCGGCTCCGCCATCGACGTGCAGACGGCCGACGACGTCGCGATCGTGCTCGCCGCCGGCACCGCCAACAGCGTCGCCGACGCCGACGCCTACGCCGACGACGCCGACGCCAACGCCGCCATCTACGCCGACACCGACCTCACGATCTCCGGCTCCGGCGCGCTCGAGGTGAGCGGAAACGGCAACGACGGCATCACGAGCACCGACGACCTCGTGATCCTCTCCGGCGAGATCACCGTGGACGCCGTCGACGACGGTCTGCGCGGCAAGGACTCGCTCGTCATCGAGGGGGGAACCGTGACGGTGGATGCCGGCGGCGACGCGCTCAAGAGCGACCAGGATTCTGACGCGACCCAGGGCTTCGTCGCCATCGAGGGCGGCGAGATCTCGCTGACCAGCGGTGACGACGCCATCGCCGCAGCCACCGACGCCGTCGTCACCGGCGGCACGATCTCGATCGTCGCCGGTGAGGGCCAGTCCTCGGATGCCGGCGCCAAGGGCATCGCCGCGGGAGCGGTCATCGCCCTCGACGGAGGCGAGGTCACCATCTCGTCGTCCGACGACGCGGTCCACTCCGACGGCTCGGTCGGCATCGGCGGTGCCACCCTTGCCATCTCGACCGGAGACGACGGCGTGCACGCCGAGCAGGTGCTCGAGATCCGCGGCGGCACCGTCGAGATCGCACAGTCGTATGAGGGCCTCGAGGCGACCGATGTCGCGATCTCGGGCGGCACCGTCAGCGTCATCGCGAGCGATGACGGCATCAACGCCGCGGGCGCCGCCGCGGGCGGCGAGGCCGACAGCGGCGAAACGCTCGTCATCGCCGGCGGCACCGTGACGGTGACCGCGGGAGGGGACGGCCTCGATTCGAACGGATCGATCACCCTCAGCGGCGGCACGTTCGCCCTGGTGGGTCCGGCCAACGGCGGTGAGAACACCGTCGACGCGAACGGCACGATCGCCGTCGACGGCGTGGCGGTCGCGACCGTGAGCGCGAGCGGATCGGCCGGCTCGACCGTGGTCATCACGAACGCGGCGGGCGACGTGGTCGCCTCGATCGAGGCGGGCTCATCGTTCAGCGGCGTCGTGTACGGCGGCGCCGACGTCACCGAGGGCGAGACCTACACCGTGACCGTCGACGGCGGCAGCGCGGTCAGCGCCACCGCGTCGACCACCGTGCAGAGCGCCATGGGAGGACCCGGCGGAGGAATGGGCGGGGGCCCCGGCGGCCGGCGCCCCTGA
- a CDS encoding polyphosphate polymerase domain-containing protein: protein MTALDRFAPVSLDELVTEAALLTRVDRKYVVPRAELGDLLGDLDDATRVLEIDGARTFAYESVYFDTPDLLSFRMAAQPRRRRFKLRTRSYLDSGSAFLEIKTRGARGVTVKERDPYDPALTADLTAEARREVSGALAAIGVTPDRAEELEPSLVTRYRRATLLAPDGVGRATVDTDLAWLSPAGDGFSIPGMAIVETKSGAAASVVDRALWRRGHRPATVSKYATGMAAMNPDLPRNRWARLLRGPFAPTHRTLEASCPVAA, encoded by the coding sequence ATGACCGCCCTCGACCGGTTCGCCCCCGTCTCGCTCGACGAACTCGTCACGGAGGCGGCGCTGCTGACGCGCGTCGACCGCAAGTACGTGGTGCCGCGTGCCGAGCTCGGCGATCTGCTCGGCGATCTCGACGACGCGACCCGCGTGCTCGAGATCGACGGGGCGCGCACGTTCGCCTACGAGTCCGTGTACTTCGACACCCCCGATCTGCTGAGCTTCCGCATGGCGGCCCAGCCACGGCGGCGCCGCTTCAAGCTGCGCACCCGGAGCTACCTCGACTCGGGGTCGGCGTTCCTGGAGATCAAGACCCGCGGCGCCCGCGGGGTCACCGTGAAGGAGCGCGACCCCTACGACCCGGCGCTGACCGCGGATCTCACCGCCGAGGCGCGGCGCGAGGTCTCCGGGGCCCTCGCCGCGATCGGCGTCACCCCGGACCGGGCAGAGGAGCTGGAACCGTCGCTGGTCACCCGCTACCGCCGCGCGACCCTGCTCGCCCCCGACGGCGTGGGCCGGGCGACTGTCGACACGGACCTGGCGTGGCTGTCCCCCGCCGGCGACGGCTTCTCGATTCCCGGCATGGCCATCGTCGAGACCAAGTCCGGCGCCGCCGCTTCCGTGGTCGACCGCGCGCTCTGGCGACGCGGCCACCGGCCGGCCACCGTCAGCAAGTACGCGACCGGCATGGCCGCCATGAACCCCGACCTTCCCCGCAACCGCTGGGCGCGCCTGCTGCGCGGCCCCTTCGCCCCGACCCATCGAACCCTGGAGGCATCATGTCCCGTCGCCGCCTGA
- a CDS encoding DUF4956 domain-containing protein: MTVSALALIAIDLIAALILSLGLYYRRHHRRDLVVAFLGVNVGVMAVAAVLGTAEVALGLGLGLFGVLSIIRLRSSEISQREVAYYFAALAIGLMAGLPHTDPWPVAGLIALVLVVMWAADHPRFLSRSRHQNVRLDRAITDENELRAELEERLGATVTSLTVQDLDLVNDTTLVDVRFRAERAPVAASTPVRSAR, from the coding sequence ATGACCGTCAGCGCCCTCGCGCTCATCGCGATCGACCTGATCGCGGCCCTCATTCTGAGCCTCGGCCTCTACTACCGCCGCCACCACCGCCGCGACCTCGTCGTCGCCTTCCTGGGCGTCAACGTCGGCGTGATGGCCGTCGCCGCCGTGCTCGGCACGGCCGAGGTCGCACTGGGTCTGGGCCTGGGTCTGTTCGGTGTGCTCTCGATCATCCGGCTGCGCTCGTCGGAGATCTCCCAGCGAGAGGTGGCCTATTACTTCGCCGCGCTCGCGATCGGACTCATGGCGGGCCTCCCCCACACCGACCCGTGGCCGGTCGCCGGACTCATCGCCCTCGTGCTCGTCGTGATGTGGGCCGCCGACCACCCGCGCTTCCTCTCGCGCAGCCGGCATCAGAACGTGCGCCTCGATCGCGCCATCACCGACGAGAACGAGCTGCGCGCCGAGCTCGAGGAGCGGCTGGGCGCCACCGTCACCTCGCTCACCGTGCAGGACCTCGACCTCGTCAACGACACGACGCTGGTCGACGTGCGCTTCCGCGCCGAGCGCGCGCCGGTGGCGGCATCCACCCCCGTCCGGAGCGCGCGATGA
- a CDS encoding bifunctional glycosyltransferase family 2/GtrA family protein, with product MIVLIPAYEPGARLVALVAALTAADPDVEIVVVDDGSGSAFASVFDAAAGAGAVVLRHDANGGKGAALKIGFAYALAAHPGEGVVTADADGQHTAADILRVADELREDAATGAPTLILGCRGFTGTVPLRSRAGNAVSRGLFRVAAGWTLSDTQTGLRGIPSPHLAWMLQVPGDRFEYEQNMLLRCRGAGIRTREVPIETVYLEDNASSHFRPLIDSARVVLPVVLFAGSSMLAFLIDTLVLLALTALTGSLVWSIVVARLVSASANFAVNRRVVFRRHGRGAAGQAVRYGLLAVALLASNIVWMQALTEVGVPLVVAKIATELVLFVTSYGVQRTFVFRAGASASERPSEFGDQADARHRNRIGSPTRMESHPITTGRTP from the coding sequence GTGATCGTGCTCATCCCCGCCTACGAGCCCGGCGCGCGCCTGGTGGCGCTCGTCGCCGCGCTGACGGCGGCCGACCCCGACGTGGAGATCGTCGTGGTCGACGACGGCAGCGGATCCGCCTTCGCGTCGGTGTTCGATGCCGCCGCCGGCGCGGGCGCCGTCGTGCTGCGCCATGACGCCAACGGCGGCAAGGGCGCGGCCCTGAAAATCGGCTTCGCCTACGCGCTCGCCGCGCACCCGGGTGAAGGTGTCGTCACCGCCGACGCGGACGGCCAGCACACCGCGGCCGACATCCTCCGGGTTGCCGACGAGCTGCGCGAGGATGCCGCGACGGGTGCGCCGACGCTGATCCTCGGATGCCGGGGGTTCACCGGCACCGTGCCGCTGCGCAGCCGCGCCGGCAACGCCGTCTCGCGCGGTCTGTTCCGGGTTGCCGCGGGGTGGACGCTGAGCGACACGCAGACGGGGCTGCGCGGCATCCCCTCCCCTCACCTGGCGTGGATGCTGCAGGTTCCCGGCGACCGGTTCGAGTACGAGCAGAACATGCTGCTGCGCTGCCGAGGCGCCGGGATCCGGACACGCGAGGTGCCGATCGAGACGGTGTACCTCGAGGACAATGCGTCCAGCCACTTCCGCCCGCTCATCGACTCGGCGCGCGTGGTGCTGCCGGTCGTGCTGTTCGCCGGCTCGTCGATGCTCGCCTTCCTCATCGACACGCTCGTGCTGCTGGCCCTCACCGCGCTGACCGGCTCCCTGGTCTGGTCGATCGTGGTGGCACGCCTCGTGAGCGCCTCGGCGAACTTCGCCGTCAACCGGCGCGTGGTCTTCCGCCGGCACGGCCGGGGCGCCGCCGGACAGGCGGTGCGCTACGGCCTGCTGGCGGTGGCTCTGCTGGCGTCGAACATCGTATGGATGCAGGCCCTCACCGAGGTCGGCGTTCCCCTCGTGGTCGCGAAGATCGCGACCGAGCTCGTGCTGTTCGTGACGAGCTACGGGGTGCAGCGCACCTTCGTGTTCCGTGCCGGCGCCAGCGCTTCCGAACGGCCTTCGGAATTCGGAGACCAGGCAGACGCGCGTCATAGGAACCGCATAGGGAGCCCGACTCGAATGGAATCACACCCCATCACGACCGGGAGGACCCCATGA
- a CDS encoding phosphodiester glycosidase family protein, translated as MPLRHRTRNTLIVSGLVVALSAGGAAAWAADRYLVEHVEISDVSAYEAEISASDASSAEADSGATAADQGDSASASAAVTTDTGYTEGETSIELSTVTTGSGSETVTYYVADVVLGDATDLRSAFAKDQFGENITELTSQIAADNGAVFAINGDYYGFRDTGIVIRNGVVYRDDGARDGLVFYADGTVAVYDETQTSADELLADGAWNTLSFGPAIVEEGTAVDGIEDVEIDTNFGNHSIQGDQPRTAVGVIDENHLVFVVVDGRQTGYSEGVTLTELADIMIDLGATTAYNLDGGGSSTMYFDGEVVNSPSNGGERGTSDILYIAG; from the coding sequence ATGCCGCTTCGTCATCGCACACGCAACACGCTCATCGTCTCCGGCCTCGTCGTCGCCCTCTCCGCCGGCGGCGCCGCGGCCTGGGCGGCCGACCGCTACCTCGTGGAGCACGTCGAGATCTCCGACGTCTCCGCGTACGAGGCGGAGATCTCCGCCTCCGACGCGTCGAGCGCCGAGGCCGATTCGGGCGCCACCGCGGCCGATCAGGGCGACTCCGCCTCCGCGAGCGCCGCCGTCACGACCGACACCGGCTACACCGAGGGCGAGACCTCGATCGAGCTGTCGACGGTCACCACCGGCAGCGGATCGGAGACGGTGACGTACTACGTCGCCGACGTGGTCCTCGGCGATGCCACCGACCTTCGCAGCGCCTTCGCGAAGGATCAGTTCGGGGAGAACATCACCGAGCTCACCAGCCAGATCGCCGCCGACAACGGCGCGGTGTTCGCGATCAACGGCGACTACTACGGCTTCCGCGACACCGGCATCGTGATCCGCAACGGCGTCGTCTACCGTGACGACGGCGCACGTGACGGGCTGGTCTTCTACGCCGACGGCACCGTCGCGGTGTACGACGAGACGCAGACGAGCGCCGACGAGCTGCTCGCCGACGGCGCGTGGAACACGCTGAGCTTCGGACCGGCGATCGTCGAGGAGGGCACGGCCGTCGACGGCATCGAAGACGTCGAGATCGACACCAACTTCGGGAATCACTCCATCCAGGGCGACCAGCCGCGCACCGCCGTCGGCGTGATCGACGAGAACCACCTGGTCTTCGTCGTCGTCGACGGCCGCCAGACCGGCTACAGCGAGGGCGTGACCCTCACCGAGCTCGCCGACATCATGATCGACCTCGGGGCCACGACCGCCTACAACCTCGACGGCGGAGGCTCCTCGACGATGTACTTCGACGGCGAGGTGGTCAACAGCCCCTCCAACGGCGGCGAGCGCGGCACCAGCGACATCCTCTACATCGCGGGGTGA